The following coding sequences lie in one Arachis hypogaea cultivar Tifrunner chromosome 9, arahy.Tifrunner.gnm2.J5K5, whole genome shotgun sequence genomic window:
- the LOC112710507 gene encoding protein SLOW WALKER 2, whose translation MSKSNSKNKKLSKEPQDLELIKSDVASFASSLGLSTSQSYSGFNDVDFRKPNKAPKKDKKQRETATKPLQQNNQAPSTKETSRSNGHHDKANPKPKTPVLSLEDGNKERGFNRFKNLPKLPLVKASALGVWFDDAAELEAKVVGEGKKVEVKDLEEWRGFVEKKRELGERLMAQYAQDYELTRGQSSDIKMLVSTQRSGTAADKVSAFSVLVGDNPVANLRSIDALLGMVTSKVGKRHALTGFEALQELFIASLLPDRKLKTLIQRPLNHVPETKDGYSLLLFWYWEECLKQRYERFVVALEEASRDMLPALKNKALKSIYMLLSRKSEQERKLLSALVNKLGDPDNRAASNADYHLSNLLSDHPNMKAVVIDEVDTFLFRPHLGPRSQYHAVNFLSQIRLTNRGDGPKVAKRLIDVYFALFKVLISSASSNQKLDKSSKANPKEQKSKSTPESHAELDSRLLSALLTGVNRAFPYVSSTEVDDIVDVQTPILFRLVHSKNFNVGVQALMLLDKITSKNQIASDRFYRALYSKLLLPAAMNTSKAEMFVGLLLRAMKRDVNLKRVAAFSKRLLQVALQMPPQYACACLFLLSELLKARPPLWNMVLQNESIDDELEHFEDVIEETDNEPSTVSKKQADNITLAQNGDDENNDSDSSEGKDDLPASSEDDDDSDGASEEDADFFLAKDEPSIKKPKSASKNKSKSASDDEGQQSKVSAKKSLLPGGYDPRHREPSYCNADRVSWWELMVLASHAHPSVSTMARTLLSGANVVYNGNPLSDLNLTAFLDKFMEKKPKQSSWHGGSQIEPTKQMDINNHLIGKEILSLAEEDVPPEDLVFHKFYTNKMSSKPKKKKKKSADDEDADFFDDEEEVEGGDESDNEEIENILDTAEPDSYDYDDLDNVAKEEDDDLIGDADMASDMSGGEDNAIDDDVGEADDATDDDDIKIGDIDDASDIDFDEDEDEVDKRKQKRKRKSEKASPFASYEEYEHLMEEDGDESHRTREKPAGKKHKSKKSKK comes from the exons ATGTCGAAGTCCAATTCCAAGAACAAGAAGCTCTCCAAGGAGCCACAGGACTTAGAACTCATCAAATCCGACGTAGCCTCATTCGCCTCTTCCCTTGGCTTGTCCACGTCCCAATCCTATTCCGGTTTCAACGACGTTGATTTCCGCAAGCCAAACAAGGCCCCAAAGAAGGATAAGAAGCAACGCGAAACCGCCACCAAACCACTGCAGCAGAACAACCAAGCACCGAGCACCAAGGAAACAAGTAGAAGCAATGGCCACCATGACAAGGCAAACCCGAAACCCAAAACCCCGGTTTTGTCACTGGAAGACGGGAACAAGGAGAGAGGGTTCAACAGGTTCAAGAACCTTCCGAAGCTTCCTCTGGTGAAGGCGAGTGCGTTGGGAGTGTGGTTCGACGACGCTGCTGAGCTGGAAGCGAAGGTGGTTGGGGAAGGGAAGAAGGTGGAGGTGAAGGATTTGGAAGAGTGGCGGGGGTTtgtggagaagaagagagaattGGGTGAGAGGTTGATGGCGCAGTACGCGCAGGACTACGAGTTGACGAGAGGGCAGAGCAGTGATATCAAGATGCTGGTGTCTACACAGAGGTCTGGAACTGCTGCGGACAAGGTCTCTGCTTTCTCTGTGTTAGTTGGAGACAACCCTGTTGCAAACCTCCGCTCAATTGATGCACTTTTAG GAATGGTGACATCCAAGGTTGGGAAGCGCCATGCTTTGACAGGGTTTGAAGCACTTCAAGAATTATTCATTGCGAG CTTATTACCGGATCGAAAATTGAAGACCTTGATACAGCGGCCATTAAATCATGTTCCTGAAACCAAAGATGGATATTCCCTTCTACTGTTCTGGTATTGGGAGGAATGTTTGAAGCAGAG ATATGAAAGATTTGTTGTTGCACTTGAAGAAGCGTCACGAGACATGCTACCGGCTCTTAAAAACAAGGCACTAAAG AGCATATATATGCTGTTGAGTAGGAAGTCAGAGCAAGAGCGCAAACTACTTTCTGCTCTTGTTAATAAA CTTGGGGATCCGGATAATAGGGCCGCATCTAATGCTGACTATCACTTGTCAAACCTGTTGTCTGACCACCCAAATATGAAG GCCGTGGTTATTGACGAGGTGGATACTTTTCTCTTTCGGCCCCATTTAGGACCACGTTCACAGTACCATGCT GTTAACTTCTTAAGCCAAATCCGTCTAACAAATAGAGGAGATGGACCAAAAGTGGCAAAACGTCTAATAGATGTTTATTTTGCGCTGTTTAAG GTATTAATCTCAAGTGCAAGCAGCAATCAAAAGCTTGATAAAAGCAGCAAGGCAAATCCAAAAGAGCAAAAATCAAAAAGTACACCTGAATCACATGCTGAATTGGACTCCCGGCTTCTTTCAGCACTCCTAACT GGAGTGAATAGGGCATTTCCTTATGTATCAAGCACTGAAGTTGATGACATTGTTGATGTTCAAACCCCAATTCTTTTCCGGTTG gttcattcaaaaaattttaacgtAGGAGTTCAAGCACTGATGCTTCTCGATAAAATCACATCCAAGAATCAGATAGCCAGTGATCGATTTTACCGTGCATTGTACTCTAAACTTCTGCTTCCAGCTGCCATGAATACATCCAAG GCAGAAATGTTCGTTGGACTTCTTCTAAGAGCAATGAAAAGAGATGTAAATTTAAAGCGTGTGGCTGCCTTCTCTAAACGTCTATTGCAG GTCGCACTTCAGATGCCACCGCAATATGCCTGTGCATGCCTTTTTCTTCTGTCCGAACTCCTTAAAGCCAGACCACCTCTATG GAACATGGTGTTGCAGAATGAATCTATTGATGACGAACTTGAACACTTTGAAGATGTTATAGAAGAAACTGATAATGAACCTAGCACCGTATCAAAAAAACAAGCTGATAATATTACCCTTGCTCAGAATGGAGATGATGAAAATAATGATAGTGATTCTTCAGAAGGCAAAGACGATCTTCCAGCATCTTCTGAGGACGACGATGATTCAGATGGTGCTTCAGAGGAGGATGCAGATTTTTTTCTTGCGAAGGATGAACCGAGTATCAAAAAACCGAAGTCTGCAtccaaaaataaatcaaaatctgCATCTGATGATGAAGGACAGCAATCTAAGGTATCTGCCAAGAAGTCTTTACTGCCTGGAGGCTATGACCCACGACACCGAGAACCTTCTTATTG CAATGCAGACCGGGTAAGTTGGTGGGAGTTAATGGTACTTGCTTCGCACGCACACCCTTCAGTTTCCACCATGGCCAGAACTCTTCTTTCCGGGGCAAACGTTGTCTACAATGGAAACCCATTAAGTGACCTAAATCTCACAGCTTTCCTTGACAAATTCATGGAGAAGAAACCGAAACAGAGCTCATGGCATGGTGGTTCCCAGATTGAACCTACTAAACAG ATGGACATTAACAACCACTTGATTGGCAAAGAAATTCTTTCACTCGCCGAAGAAGATGTGCCCCCAGAAGATCTCGTCTTCCACAAATTCTATACAAACAAAATGAGCTCTAaaccgaagaagaagaaaaagaagtcaGCTGATGATGAGGATGCTGACTTCTTTGACGATGAGGAGGAGGTTGAAGGTGGGGATGAGAGCGATAATGAAGAGATCGAGAATATCTTGGATACTGCTGAACCGGACAGTTATGATTATGATGATTTAGACAATGTCGCTAAAGAGGAAGACGATGACTTGATTGGTGATGCCGATATGGCGTCGGATATGTCAGGAGGAGAGGACAACGCCATTGATGATGACGTCGGAGAGGCTGACGATGCCACTGATGACGACGACATTAAGATCGGAGATATTGACGATGCCTCGGATATTGAttttgatgaggatgaagatgaagtcgacaaaagaaaacaaaaacgaaAACGCAAGAGTGAAAAGGCATCTCCATTTGCAAGTTACGAAGAGTATGAGCATCTAATGGAAGAAGATGGTGACGAGAGTCACAGGACACGGGAAAAACCCGCCGGAAAAAAACACAAGTCCAAAAAGAGTAAAAAATAG
- the LOC112710508 gene encoding 17.4 kDa class III heat shock protein: MASIVDSFNLFNLPETVEKMLFPSSHHGHDHTREGRVVSNIPVDILDNPKEYVFFMDVPGLSKSEIQVTVEDENALVIRSNGKRKREDGDDEGCKYLRLERRAPHKLQRKFRLPENANPSAITAKCENGVLTVTVEKHPPPPKSKTVEIAIA, encoded by the exons ATGGCGAGTATTGTTGACTCGTTCAATCTGTTCAATTTACCAGAGACAGTGGAAAAAATGTTGTTCCCTTCTTCTCATCATGGCCATGACCACACTCGAGAGGGTAGGGTAGTATCAAACATTCCAGTGGATATTTTGGATAATCCCAAAGAGTATGTGTTCTTCATGGATGTTCCGGGCCTCTCCAAATCTGAAATTCAG GTAACCGTGGAAGATGAGAACGCACTTGTTATTAGGAGCAACGGGAAAAGGAAACGTGAAGACGGTGACGACGAAGGCTGCAAGTACCTGAGGCTGGAGAGGAGAGCACCACACAAATTGCAAAGGAAGTTTCGTCTGCCTGAGAACGCTAACCCCTCCGCTATCACAGCCAAGTGTGAGAACGGGGTTCTTACTGTTACTGTTGAGAAACACCCTCCACCACCGAAATCTAAAACAGTTGAAATTGCCATTGCTTGA